The sequence cttctggaacgatttaagtacttaacccaaggtaccactgtatttgaggcCATCAggagagtcaaaatgacttcaggattgctcttctgtactatttcagacacatgccttatatatttacatatgtgtgcatttatgaatatttattctatatttgagaccttaaaattcttataacactacGTTAAAGGCAATGAAGTGtctgtgtgcgcatgtgtgcatGCAATACATTCTCCGGAGTGTGAGAGGTCATTTGGGGGCCTGTCTGGAATGTTTTGTGTGCTCAGCAGAAGACTATtgttgtatgtgtgagagagaggcaggggtggggggtggggggcaagatATTGAACAGAGCAAAAAACCTCTCAGCTGGTCGGGAGTGAAGAGGGCGGACCCTGGGCGTGCCCGGCTTAAAATACCCTAAGCCACGCCTCCCCCCGGCCCGCCGATAGGCAGGCGGGGGTCGcgagcacgcccagggattcccccaactcTCGCGGGGGCCAAGGTTAGCCCCCGCGCTTGGGAGGAGGGGCTAGACCGcaacccctttctcctccctatagtcggaaatggctttgttgtatgtgtgagagagaggcgggggtggggggtggggggcaagatATTGAACAGAGCAGAGCAGAATTCTTAGGAAtgcaggggaagggggaggacaTTGGGCAGATGGACAGGACTTTATTACAAAAAGTTTCTTGATTGCAATTATTTTATCTCATTGCTGTACTCTTGACTTTCGAAGGTCTTTCAGagttgcaaaagcagcagcaacaaacctTTCCAAACTTGGCTCTATATGACCCTTTCATCAGAGTGCTCTCCCAGTTCTTTTCGCTTTACGGACTGGTGATGTCTGTAGCTGTATTGGGAGGGTGGAGTGTGAATTGCGTCCACGTAACATTTTCAAGATTCTTTCCCACCTCCGTTCCGCAGGGATTAAACTGGGAACACCTTGGAACCGGATGCTCGGGTTCTGAGTATCCTGCACTGCATCGGTATAAAATGGCAAGTCCCAAAAATGGCAGGATATCTTGACGATATGACTGATACTGTGCTAAGTGGTTCCCTGGTCATGTCTCACCCCTCTGCTAAATTGGTGAGACCCTCATGCAGCCTTTAAAAGGGACGTCTGTAACTTGCATACACGACGGATGCTCACGTTTGTGTCAAATTAATGTATTAATTTAAACCATTTCAACCTCGCTCTCCAGTTTGAAAAGGCTCCAGGCTCAATTAAAAAGAAGACAATTCCTGCTCTCAGGCTTACAATATAAAGAACATAATACAAAGGCAGCTGGCCTTTCACCAGAGCTGCTTCCATTCTcttgctctctttttctctcctacaACCTAGTTCTACAATCTTGGCTCCCAAAATTGTCCCTGGTCTTGCAAACAGCCACCTGCCGATTGCCTGTGGTGAATAAGGATATCCTCTATGCAGGGGAACACTGGAATACCAGTGTTTTTAGACCATTGATGTGCTACAAATGACTAATTTCTTTAGGTGTGAGCAGGTGGGCTAGTAACTCGTGGGTCAATAACGGCAGCCTTGCTGGAGACATTTGGAGCTCTGTTGCATTTGCAAAGATGTACTGCTCTCCTCTTTGCAAATGCAACAGAGCTCCAAATGTCTCCAGCAAGGCTcctcgagggacgcgggtggcgctgtgggtaaaacctcagtgcctaggacttgctgatcgtaaggtcagcggttcgaatccccgcggcggggtgagctcccgtcgttcggtcccagctcctgcccacctagcagttcaaaagcacccctaagtgcaagtagataaataggtaccgctttatagcgggaaggtaaacggcgtttccgtgtgcagcgctggtgctggctcgccagatgcagcttcgtcacgctggccacgtgacccggaagtgtctttggacagcgctggctcccggcctcttgagcgagatgagcacgcaaccctagagtcggacacgactggcccgtacaggcaggggtacctttacctttactgctctcCTCGGACTGCGCATAAGAATGTGAGAATGTAAgaaaagcttgctggatcagagcagtggcccatttagtctgacatcctgttctcagtgtggcCAACCAGTGGCCTATGGGGAAACCAGCAAGGAGGATTCTTGCAAAACACCAACGTTCTGATAGCCATCAGGGAAACAGCAGTAGCAAAGACAGCCTTCGCTACCTCCAAACTGAGAGGGGAAATGTAAACTCAGGACACCAGGACAATGGGGCAAAGTGAGATGTGCCTTCGAGGCAGGAGGAGCGAGTGACTCAGTCATTCCTAAAACGAAAAGATACTGACAACCAAAGTGAATGTCAAAGGGCACATTCGTAAAAAGAAAGCTGAAAAGCCTGTGGTTAGGGAGATGCAATGGTTAGAGGAGGGCAAGTTAGAGTTTTAATAGGATTAAAGTGTGAAGAAAGCAATTGGCGGGGGCAGCGGAATAAGCCAAAGGTGTTTGGATACAGATAATAGGAGCTGGgacattatttgtaccccgcccatctgactgggttgcctcagccactctgcgtgccttccaacaaatataaaagcataataaaatatcaaacattgaaACCTCCTTTATACGGGgccagtggtggagcaagccgtttgggtgcctggggtggcgcCCAGGGCCAGCCGCCCACGGGGGGTGGAACCAGCCGCCCGTGGGGTGGGGCGAACTGGGGCAGGATGCTGTggggggcctccgaggagtctgacTGCTTCCTCCCATTCAGCCGCCCTACAACTGAAGGGGAGGCGGCGGGTGGAAcgtttggggcagtgtggagcctgtgggcacccaagccaccgcgtcactcccaggagagacgcatggctcgggcacactgcaggccccacggtgagtgccgcctgccattttgtcaccccccctcagtggtgacacctgagGCGTAtctcccccactgcaccccctttctccgcccctgtacagggctgccttcagatgtctgctaaaggTTGTTTAgtttcttatctccttgacatctgatagggcgttccacaggacaggtgccactaccaagaaggccctccgcctggttccctgtaactttgcttctcgcagtgagggaactgccagaaggcccttggcactggatttcagtgtccgggctgaacgatggaatactgggtcgaggccgtatagggctttcaaggtcagcaccaacactttgaattgtgctcagaaatgtaccggGAGATACAGTAGCAGTAGCTAATGTGAGACAGAGTGAGAGCTGAGATAAGGATTTTTACTAGGTTTAATAGATTTTAAAAGCTGAACTTAAGAAACATTGTAGAGAGAGAACCAACAAGCCTTAGCTGGAGCAGTAATATAAGCCAAGAAGGAAAGAAATGGTTAGCTTGCGGAAGAGTTTCCATATGAAGGAGAAGGCAAAAATAGACTGAAATATACTAGCTTTTGGGGGCAGGAATTGCTTGGAGGAATTTGCTTCAGCTGGGCATGAGCAGGAACCTCTTAATGCAGGAAGAGCCTCCTTGACCGGGCCATAGGCTTCTCATGGCTTGTGCTTCCTTTCTGCATCAGGCAAAGGACTACGAGAATGAGTCACGTCTTCAGTGGTCCTCAAACATTTTCCCCTACTTGAAAATGGCTGAGGATCTTTGCAGGCCACATAataatttttctgcctgttgtagcaactgTCATGTGTTGTGCTAGAATGGctttttttaatggtgcttttACAGAAATGTCAAGGGCCACCTAAATGAAGTTTGCGGATCAGTGGTGGCCCATAGGCTGCAGTTCTGGAACcccccaggggcggaggaagggggtgcggtggatgtgggccgccccgggtgtcaccactaaggggggggggtgtcaaaatgccatgcggcactcaccacggggcctgcagcgcacccgagccacgcatctctcctgggagtgacgcaatGGCTTAAGCATGCACAGGCTCTGTGCTGCTCAAAcggtccacccactgcctcccccccagctgtagggcacctgagtgggaggaggcaggcaaactCCTCAGAGACTCCGCAGAGTTTCCTGCCCTTGGGCGCACTGCCGCAGGCGCCCGAgcggcttcctctgccactggaaCCCCCGATACAGCTCATAAACCTTGTGCTGTATGTACAAAAGACACCAGCAGAAAATCCTGGAGATCTGTGATCAATGGAGGGGGGGGGTAAGATGGACTTTGATTAAGAAAACTCCTATTGCCCAGCTTCTGTTATGATAGACCCTTTTCAATTCACTGGGCATCACCTGGAAACGGTGGCGCTGCATCATGCGCTGGTGCTCAGGCTGCGCATGCGCATACACACGTGCAGCAGGCAGGACCAGGAGCTGGGCATGGAGGGTAAATGAAACCTGCCATGCCAGCCCAACCCTTGCCACCGATGCCTCTGGGTAGGTGTGGGGGCACAGAGGATTCATGGGGCTACACAGAGAGGAGCCTGGCTAGACGTGGCCCATGGCGGGTGCATCCCCCAACTGTGACATTCAGCAAGGGGGCCAGGGGCATGGCCGCAAGGCCCCTAGTGGCAGGTAGGATGGGGATCCCTGCCAAGGGGCGCCTGGCTTGCACCCCCTCAAAATCACGCCCCCAGGGCCTGCCTGGTCCTCCCCACACTACGCTTCTGCCTGGAAAGCTAGGTTGGTTTCATGCTTTTCAAGCATTCCACTCACAAGTCTTTCTCTTGAATTTCTAGGCTCCCTCTTGGTTGGTCAGAATGGAAAGAGTCTGCTAATGCTGTGATGGCTTCTCCAAAATGGCCCCCGGTGGACGTGTTAACTACTGACCAAAATTAATCTCATTTGTGAAATGCCAACTTCTCCGGCGTGGGGCATGCGCAAGACTGGCACAGCATGATGGAAAGGACTATGCCGTGCTATGTGAACCAATGAAACTGAAGGTGGAGTGGTGTCCGTGGGATGGAATTTGCCAGCATGGAGACCCCACGCTCTCTGGGCCAGATCTACCGAGAGTACCACAACAACAATGTGATTTCTTTGCACTACAACTACACAGGCAAGCTCCATGGCAGCAAATACAAGGGCAGTCTCAAGGCGGATGCCATTGTGTTCCTGGTGGTGTGCGCCTTCATTGTGGTGGAGAACCTCGTGGTCCTGCTGGCTATCTGGAGGAACAAGAAGTTTCACTTGCCCATGTACTACCTGATTGGGAACTTGACCCTGTCGGACCTGCTTGCTGGCGTGGCCTACACTGCCAATATCGTCATGTCCGGGCCCAACACCCTTAAGCTCACCCCTGTGCAGTGGTTTCTGCGGGAAGGCGGGGTCTTTGTCACGCTGGCTGCCTCTGTCCTCAGCCTCCTTGCAATTGCCATCGAGCGCCATGTCACGATGGTCCGCATGAGACTCTACCACGGGGACAAGAAAGGGCGGATGTTCCTGCTGGTGGGGGCCAGCTGGCTGGCCTCCATCTTGCTCGGGGTGCTGCCCATCCTGGGCTGGAACTGCATCGAAAACCTCCCCGAGTGTTCCACAGTGTTGCCCCTCTATTCTAAGCATTACGTCCTCTTCTGCATCACCGTTTTCCTGGCCATCCTGGTCTCCATTGTGGTGCTCTATGCCCGCATCTACCGCATGGTCAAGTTCAATGGGCAGCGGCTGGGCAGCCTCCGCAAAGGCATGCTCAAGAAGTCCCAGAAGTATATGGCCTTGCTGAAGACGGTGACCATCGTGGTGGGCACTTTCATCGCCTGCTGGctacccctcttcctcctcctgttgttGGACGTTGCCTGCCAGGCCCAGGCCTGCAGTGTGCTCTACAAAGCAGACTATTTCCTGGGCCTGGCGATGATTAACTCCCTCCTGAATCCCATCATTTACACCCTGACCAGTAAGGACATGAGACGAGCCATTCTGAAGCTGCTCTGCTGCCTGCTGGTGGTCACTCCTGGCACAGAGGAGAGCCGCGCCAAGCGCTTTGGTCTCCCCATACTGGAGGGCAGCACCAGCAAATCGGAGCGCTCGTCGCACCAGCATGAGGGGCCTAATGTTAGCATGTCACTTGGGAACAGCACCCCCAAAGCCATCAAGGCAATGGTGCTGAAGGCCGTCTACTGAAGTCCTTTGGTTATCTTGCCCCAGCGGCCAGTAGTGCGGTATGAGCAGCCAGGGGTCAAGAAGGGGGCTGAGGGGTCAAGTCCCAGCAGAGTGGGACTAGGccctgaagggaaatgctgtggcAGATCTTGGGAGGAAACCTAGGCAGGGCTAGCAGGTAAACCAGGAGACTTGAGGAGCGGACAAGGAACCAGGGGTGTCCTAGTACTTGGCACCCAAACCGAATCTGGTTCTTGCCCAGGCAAAGACTGATTTGGAAACCTGGTGGCTAGGCCAAGCAGCCTGAGTGGCTGGATCTTCTTGAGCACCTAGAATGATAACAAAGTCCAGTTTTTTCCACCCTGTAGCTTGAAGTAGTTCATCACAAGATCAGGAGGCCCACCCTTCTAGTCCTTGTTGCTCCTGTGCAAAATCAAGGCCCCCAAACCCATAGAAACAACCCGTCCCTCCACCAAGGTCTTGCTAGAACTAGAGTGCCCTGGAGAGATATGAAGAGCTCTTTTGGAGAACGTCAGTGGCTTCTTTTTGAAGGAAAACACCACCTTTGtacagttttctctctctgcaataCTCACTCCAACCTGCCCGTTTCTATGTCCCAGCCTCCACCCCCAGGGGCTGGACCTCCTAATACCTTCATACTGACCACTTAGACCTTCATGATGCTGATAAAAAGTGGTGGAAAGACAGATCTAATTCATTATAGTGCTATTGAGGGCAGAGACTAACCTAGCCTGGAATTCAGCCCCCATGAAATGGCGGCCTACATGTACATGTATGAAGTTCAGTGTCTTTAGACAGACATACAAGTGCACTGTATATCCTTGTATGTGAGCTTATGTTGATGATGCCATTAAATTATGTCTCTTTGGGCCAAAaactgattccctcccccccttcaaaataaagTTGTTTCATAAAAAAAGTTGTCCTGCTGGTTTGGGCCACGTTAAGTGGCTACGGAATGGTTGTAAGTTGCCCTGTTGTTGTCTTGGCTGTTCTATCTCCTACCCCAAAGAACTAAGGAAGAAATATCCCGTTCTTCTTCCACCTCCATTTGCTTAAGGGGCACACAGAATGcagcaaaaaggaaggaaggaaacctccAAGTCTGGTATCCTAACCTCGTATATAAAACTACAACCCACTATTAAAGAGATAAACGTCAAAAAGCATTCGCTGGACTCTCTGAAATATGCAAAAAAAGCAGCACTTCTCTTTTGCCTAAATCCTGAGTGATGGTAAGGTACTCTGCCTGGATgggcaagtttgtttgtttgtgacagAAATGACCCAGAAATGACCCTGTTACTGCTTGCAAAATGGCACTTGCCTCCAGGTTTTCTGGTGTTGCCTTGCTGGGGGCGGCGGGGAAGGTAAAGGACTACAGGTATGtcaccagtcaaaggtgactatggggttgtggcactcatttcactttcaggccaagggagccgacatttgtccacagacagctttccaggtcatgtggccagcatgactaaactgcttctggcgcaacgggacacactgatggaagccagagcacattgaaacgctgtttaccttccccgctgcagtggtacctatttatctacttgcactggtgtgctttcaaactgctaggttggcaggagctgggactgagcaacgggagctcaccccgtcgtggggattcaaactgctgatcttttgatcggcaagcccaagagactcagaggtttagaccacagcgccacctttacctttagtggtcAGTGGGCTAGACTAGCAGCTGTTAGGAAAACATTCtttaagaaacagataaaagttCCTGGAAGCTTTAAAGAGGGTTCCAGAATTTTCTTTAGTGAGTAGGAGTGGCACTTTAGGCTTGATTGGTGTCCGCTGAAGGAGCAAATAAAGCAAGTTGCAGCCTTCAATTTCCATACAATGAATTCCATCCTGATAACAAGGTGTGTGCTGCTGATACTGAATTTTGCTGTGTCAGGATTGTTAATTACTGGACTGAGATTAAAGAGGGAAATGGCTGCCTCCCATGAGATTGGACCCCCAGTCATGTCAGAAATTCAGGACTGATATGAGAGTAATTAGTCCTGCCAACCTCTCCAATGTAGGAGAGGGCTGTCTCACCCGTGGAGTCCATTATCTGGCCCCCGCAACAAGATATGGGGGCAGAGGTCTTTGGGTGGCAAGCCTGGCACAGAAACTGGGCACCCTCCAGAGCCATTGGCTCGAGCAGGGACACCTGTTTCTTAAAAATTAGTAAGATTTGGCAAAAAAACAGGCGTATTCTGAACTGATGGAGATAAGGGAAAATATCTGCGGAATTGCACAGGCGCTGGTGTCTAAGTTTGGACTTTAAAGAGATTCTCATCATCGTGCTTGGATTTACGGAGGTGATCGGTACGTCCTCTCTTTTATGTCTACATTTGCTTTTATATGCTGAGCCTCATTAAGAAAgacctattttttttaaatggagtaCAGATGTACTTCTATTTCCAATTGATTATTCAGCTGcacagttttaattggatttgacAAAGAGAAAGGAGCGGAACAAAGATGGCGCTTTCTAGTTGTGAAAAAGGGAATTCCTTTTTCGTGGGAGTGGGAAACATCCTTCGGCTGATTCTACAAAGATCTGAGACAATAATTTGGGAAATACCCCACAACATACAGTGCATCTGCAGGTTTTATGGGCGAGAGGTAAAACGAGTGTCTAGCAGCTCCCCTCTAGGGCCCAGAGGGAGAGTGTGTGATCCCTGGAAAAGCTGATCAATCGCCAAATGATTTATATTTGTGGAATATACAGTACTCCATTTCAGTTGCTACATATATTTGCAAACAATATGCATAATAACTTAACAACTCTGGAATAATACATCATAAAACTTCAAACGGCAGACTTGGACAACAGCCCAGACTGGAAGATAACAGTAAGCCACGAAAAGCTGCGCTAAGCAAACAGACAAGggaatacacacagacacacacacacacacacacacacacacacacacacacacacaaacacacctaagCTGTGCTTGTCAGACGAAAGGATACATGATTGAGAATTGATTAGCCAGGGACTGGGGACTTTGAGAGTTTAAGATCGGAATGTGGAAATTATGAGATCAGAGGCAGAAATATAATTATGTGAGATGATTCTTCAGAGGTCCAAAATATGGAATGTCCGtttgaaatttaataattaataatttggattgtaatttggctttccccccttgaattatgatttgatttgatattAATTGGATGTTCTTAATGAAAAAAAGGAGATAAAGAAGAAATATACAATAGCTTGTATATAACAGTAAATGCTTGTGCAACCAGTTAAGCAATAAAGAAGTtcatatagatagatataatacAAATATATTACACTTCTTCAGAGGGAATAACAAAAATGCGAACCCGGAAGATCTCTACCCAAACATTAcactctttccctccctttcaaCCTCCGTGGATTACCAGACGGCGTTTTGCTACGAGTCGCGATTTGGGACAAGCAACCTGGCGGCTTTCCCCACCCGCCGCCCTCTCGAGGAATCGTTCGCGCGCTACGTGACGTCACGCCGTCGCGCCCCCCAGTGACACGGCGCGGGTTGCTAGGTAACAGCCGGCGGGGCCTGTAtgtgtatatgggggggggggtagggagtgggggagggtttttttgggggggcgctcGTCTGCACGCGCAGTCCCGTGTCTGTGGGGAGGAGTCAGCCCGTTTTCTGCCTCCTAGAAGCAAGGCCTCGAGCCCgtgaggaggggtggggggatgcGCGCGCGCAGAGcccttttcttccccctccctctccggcGGCCTTCACCGGCCCGAGGGGCGCCTGAACCGGGTTGCGTGTTACGTGTTCGTGTGAATGCGGCCTCTGCCCCAGTGCCGCGCCCTGGCCCTGAGGCAAAATTTGCCGGAGCCACCCCGTCCCGTCGCCTGCAGAGAGCAGCCCTTCCCTGGCGGGAGGAGGGCCCGACGGCGGAGGCGGGGCCGctcccagcctgcctgcctgcctctcttgcCTCTCCCTCTTCCATCCTGGCGCTACTCTCTCCTGGCTTCTCGACGGTGGCGGTGACGTTTCGCTCTGGTTTtgtaagtttgggggggggggggtccgcttTGGCAAACTTTGGCGGCGGCCAGGGATGGGAAGCGGTGGTGCGGCGCAGTGGTTAGAGATCTGGACTAGGACCGGGGTTCGAATCCTCACCGCTCAGGAGCCGCAGGGAAGCTTGCTGGGCGGGTGAGCTCGTgcaaccgggggtgggggggtgggatcgAGCAGTCGTCAACCCTCTCAGCCCCGCCTACCCACCACCTTCTTTTTGGCGATCACTCTTAGCcgggtaagattgtcttccgtgaACGCGGTCTCAATagtgagtccgtaaatgactgtggaggccaattctggagccacacgtccttccaaagtggggacataggtatccgggtggaagttgatcacgatgagggtttgccaaacgtgccttcctctttgcaCGTTAAGAGGAAGAGTACAGGTGGATTGGAGACAAAGATGGTGGAGGTGGGGGGTTTGGGGTAGGGAGGGGAAGGATGATCTTCCTCTCCAGGGGAAGAAAGTGAGATAAAAGGTTAATAtttgtatattaataaaaatCTATAAATGGGGACTAGAAGGACAGGAAATGCCATTTCCTTAGTCATATGTATTAGACAGGGGGTTTCATTCATCCATTTAGTGAGTTGTGCTAAAATGAAGCTATGGGCTGTAGCTGATGCTGAGACAGCTCATAGGGGACTTTCTCGTGGTAAGTGGAGTGCAGAATTTGGGTTGCCCAAAGCTTTTTATAGGGTGCAAAGGTGTACATGGAAAACAGGGCTGTGGGCGTATATTGAGACTGAAGTAAGAATCTGTTTGGAATGATACTAGTTTAAATTACTTCCAAGGTTAAACCACATTAAGCAATGATTGAGTATTGCTGCTAGGATTTGTTCCAGGTCCTATCAGGGAGAAAGTTCCCTGAGTGTACTCTGGACTCACCATTATGATTACAGATACAACTGATTTGGCTTCTGGTAAGATCCTCCTAGTTCTTTTCTTTGCCTTATTCTTTAGAAACTGAATCACAAATTTTTGGCACCAACATTTTGGACAAGTATGAGGATGCTGTAGGGTTCTAATGTGGTAGAAAGGTAAATCTGTATAAAACCAGCTACCTAGTACGTAATACAGAATTTCAGGAATAAAAGTGCAAAACTCAAGACAAAATTAGGGTGGAAAAACGGGGGCTCTTACCACTTGTGTGGTAGACATATTGAGCAAATGGCACTTGAGCAAATGGCACTGCTGAAGTAACAGAAGGACTCTCTCTTCCACAGCAGTACAATTCTATGCAAgtctacttaccgtatttttcgcaccataggacgcactttttccctcctaaaaagcaagggaaaatgtgtgtgcgtcctatggagcgaatgcaggctttcgctgaagcctggagagtgagaggggtcggtgcgcaccgacccctctcgctctccaggcttcaggaagctatccgctagccgtgggagacccagctctcccacggctagcggagcgctgcattaatcccgaagcttggggcgtgcggagctcagcgcgccccaagcttctgggtgcgggaaaggtctccgctagccctgggagagccccgcgacgtcgtggggctctcccagggctagcgaagcgccgcgctaatcccgaagcttggggcgtgcggagctcagcgcgccccaagcttctgggtgccggcaaggtctcgctagccctgggagagccccgcgacgttgtgtggctctcccagggctagcgaagcgccgggctaatcccgaagcttggggcgtgcggagctcagcgcgccccaagcttctgggtgccggcaaggtctcgctagccctgggagagccccgcgacgttgcgtggctctcccagggctagcgaagcgccgcgctaatcccgaagcttggggcgtgcggagctcagcgtgccccaagcttctgggcgccagcaaggtctccgctagcgcccagaagcttggggcgcgctgagctccgcacgccccaagcttcgggattagcgctccgctagccgtgtctaggctgcggatagcagcctgcttcccggagcgtcaggcgccctgaaagcagagctccaggcgcttcgggaacacatccgcagcgtggggagccttgcaggaattccccacagggctccccacgctgcggatagcagcctgctgcctggcaggtggggcgccctgaagcagagcgcccctcgcgccaggcatacatccgcagagtggggagccttgcaggagttccccacaaggctccccacgctgcggatagcagcctgctgcctggcgggtggggtgccctgaagcagagcgcccctcgcgccaggcatacatccgcagagtggggagccttgcaggagttccccacaaggctccccacgctgcggatagcagcctgctgcctggcgggtgaggcgccctgaagcagagcgcccctcgcgccaggcatacatccgcagagtggggagccttgcaggagttccccacaaggctccccacgctgcggatagcagcctgctgcctggcgggtggggcgccctgaagcagagcgcccctcgcgccaggcatacatccgcagagtggggagccttgcaggagttccccacaaggctccccacgct is a genomic window of Podarcis muralis chromosome 17, rPodMur119.hap1.1, whole genome shotgun sequence containing:
- the S1PR5 gene encoding sphingosine 1-phosphate receptor 5, producing MEFASMETPRSLGQIYREYHNNNVISLHYNYTGKLHGSKYKGSLKADAIVFLVVCAFIVVENLVVLLAIWRNKKFHLPMYYLIGNLTLSDLLAGVAYTANIVMSGPNTLKLTPVQWFLREGGVFVTLAASVLSLLAIAIERHVTMVRMRLYHGDKKGRMFLLVGASWLASILLGVLPILGWNCIENLPECSTVLPLYSKHYVLFCITVFLAILVSIVVLYARIYRMVKFNGQRLGSLRKGMLKKSQKYMALLKTVTIVVGTFIACWLPLFLLLLLDVACQAQACSVLYKADYFLGLAMINSLLNPIIYTLTSKDMRRAILKLLCCLLVVTPGTEESRAKRFGLPILEGSTSKSERSSHQHEGPNVSMSLGNSTPKAIKAMVLKAVY